In the Aromatoleum bremense genome, one interval contains:
- the istB gene encoding IS21-like element helper ATPase IstB, translating to MSTLEALRQRAHALHLHGLLAHWPDAATAGWVEPLLQWEEDERSRRSLERRLKDAHIGRFKPLCDFDWLWPRRCDRAAIEELMALDFLKESANAVLLGPNGVGKSTLAKNIAHQALIHGRTVLFTTAGQLLGDLAALDSDSALRRRLRHYAAPDLLAIDEVGYLSYSNRHADLLFELISRRYETKSTLVTTNRPFAEWSEVFPNAACVVSLVDRLVHNAEVIAIDGDSYRLKEAKERSEQRAKQRRRAKS from the coding sequence ATGAGCACGCTTGAAGCGTTGCGCCAGCGCGCGCACGCGCTGCACCTCCACGGCCTGCTGGCGCACTGGCCGGACGCGGCCACGGCGGGCTGGGTCGAGCCGCTGCTGCAGTGGGAAGAGGACGAGCGCAGCCGGCGCAGTCTCGAGCGCCGGCTCAAGGACGCGCATATCGGCCGCTTCAAGCCGCTGTGCGATTTCGATTGGCTCTGGCCCCGGCGCTGCGACCGCGCGGCGATCGAGGAACTGATGGCGCTCGACTTCCTCAAGGAATCGGCCAACGCCGTGCTGCTCGGCCCCAACGGCGTCGGCAAATCGACCTTGGCGAAAAATATCGCCCATCAGGCGCTGATCCACGGCCGCACCGTGCTCTTTACGACCGCCGGCCAACTGCTCGGCGATCTGGCCGCGCTCGATAGCGATTCGGCACTGCGCCGGCGACTGCGCCACTATGCCGCGCCGGATTTGCTGGCCATCGACGAGGTCGGCTACCTCTCCTATTCGAACCGCCACGCCGATCTGCTCTTCGAGCTGATCAGCCGCCGTTATGAGACGAAGAGCACGCTGGTCACCACGAATCGACCGTTCGCCGAATGGTCCGAGGTCTTTCCCAATGCCGCCTGCGTCGTCTCGCTCGTCGATCGCCTGGTGCACAACGCCGAAGTCATTGCCATCGACGGCGACTCCTATCGCCTGAAGGAGGCCAAGGAACGCTCGGAGCAACGGGCAAAGCAACGACGGAGGGCGAAATCATGA
- a CDS encoding ABC transporter substrate-binding protein produces the protein MQVKKLAVLCSFASLSFVQPAVADITVGVSLSATGPGASLGIPEKNVFALLPTQIAGEKIHYILLDDATDPSIATKNARKLITENSVDVLVGSSTTPATAAMAEVANESATPQVAISPVSLPADRNKWVFRTPQQNSVMADALLGHMTAMGVKTLGFIGFSDAYGEDWLGAVKSRAEAAGIKMVAVERYARADTSVSGQVLKLVAARPDAVLVVGSGSPAALPQTTLGERGYKGQIYQTHAAANQAFLKVAGKAAEGAIMPVGPVVVVDQVPDTHPSKTAGRDLVHKYEAAYGPGSFSSFAGHAFDAFRLIEQAIPVALKTAKPGTPQFRAALRDAIESNKEVVGSHGVFNMSAADHFGLDERSHVLVKIESGAYKMISQ, from the coding sequence ATGCAAGTCAAGAAACTCGCAGTCCTGTGTTCGTTCGCGTCGCTGTCGTTCGTTCAACCCGCTGTCGCGGATATCACGGTGGGGGTTTCACTGTCGGCGACCGGGCCCGGTGCTTCGCTCGGCATTCCCGAGAAAAACGTCTTTGCGCTGCTGCCGACGCAGATCGCAGGGGAAAAAATCCATTACATCTTGCTGGATGACGCGACCGATCCGTCGATCGCGACGAAGAATGCGCGCAAGCTGATTACGGAAAACAGCGTCGACGTGCTCGTCGGCTCGTCGACGACGCCGGCCACCGCGGCGATGGCCGAAGTCGCCAACGAGAGCGCGACGCCGCAGGTCGCGATCAGCCCGGTGTCGCTGCCCGCGGACCGCAACAAATGGGTGTTCCGTACGCCGCAGCAGAACAGCGTGATGGCCGATGCGCTGCTCGGTCACATGACGGCGATGGGCGTGAAGACGCTTGGCTTTATCGGTTTTTCGGACGCCTACGGCGAAGACTGGCTCGGCGCCGTGAAGAGCCGCGCCGAGGCGGCGGGCATCAAAATGGTGGCGGTCGAGCGTTACGCGCGTGCCGACACATCGGTCAGCGGGCAGGTGCTGAAGCTGGTCGCGGCGCGGCCCGACGCGGTGCTGGTGGTGGGCTCCGGAAGCCCCGCCGCACTGCCGCAGACGACGCTCGGCGAGCGCGGGTACAAGGGCCAGATCTACCAGACCCACGCGGCTGCGAACCAGGCTTTCCTGAAGGTCGCAGGCAAGGCGGCCGAGGGCGCGATCATGCCGGTCGGCCCGGTCGTCGTCGTCGACCAGGTGCCGGACACGCATCCGTCGAAGACCGCCGGGCGCGATCTCGTGCACAAGTACGAAGCCGCGTACGGCCCGGGCTCGTTCTCGTCGTTCGCGGGTCACGCGTTCGATGCGTTCCGTCTCATCGAACAGGCGATCCCGGTCGCGCTGAAGACCGCGAAGCCGGGCACGCCGCAGTTCCGCGCGGCGCTGCGGGACGCGATCGAGTCGAACAAGGAGGTCGTCGGCAGCCATGGCGTGTTCAACATGAGCGCCGCCGACCATTTCGGTCTCGACGAGCGCTCGCACGTGCTCGTGAAGATCGAGAGCGGGGCGTACAAGATGATCTCGCAGTAA
- a CDS encoding MFS transporter has product MRKIDVHELIDKAKFNRFHWQVLFWCALIIIFDGYDLVIYGVVLPVLMKEWDLTPLQAGTLGSYALFGMMFGALIFGPLSDRFGRKRVIAICVVLFSFFTFINGFATTPTEFAICRFLAGLGIGGVMPNVVALMTEYSPKKLRTTLVAIMFSGYSVGGMLSAGLGMYLIPNFGWPSVFFVAGLPLLLLPVILYALPESIGFLLQAKRDAEAGVLLGRVEPNFAARVGDRYEMPTGKTAHVSLVALFKNGRALSTLMFWLAFFMCLLMVYALASWLPKLMTQAGYGLGSSLSFLLVLNFGAIFGAVGGGFIADRLHLKTVLMVFFVIAAFSISLLGFKNPTAVLYLLVAAAGATTIGSQILLYAYVAQFYPMAIRSTGIGWASGVGRSGAIVGPILGGTLLGMAMPLEYNFLFFAIPGAIAAFAVSLVARSAAHVPAEELPLSFAAESGAISD; this is encoded by the coding sequence ATGCGGAAAATCGATGTTCACGAGTTGATCGACAAGGCGAAATTCAACCGCTTTCACTGGCAGGTGCTGTTCTGGTGTGCGCTGATCATCATTTTTGACGGCTACGACCTGGTGATCTACGGCGTCGTGCTGCCAGTGCTGATGAAAGAGTGGGACCTGACGCCGCTGCAGGCTGGCACGCTCGGCAGCTACGCGCTGTTCGGGATGATGTTCGGGGCGTTGATCTTCGGCCCGTTGTCCGACCGGTTCGGGCGCAAGCGGGTGATCGCGATCTGCGTTGTGCTGTTCAGTTTCTTCACGTTCATAAACGGCTTTGCGACAACGCCGACCGAGTTCGCGATCTGCCGCTTCCTCGCCGGGCTGGGTATCGGCGGGGTGATGCCGAACGTCGTCGCGCTGATGACCGAGTACTCGCCGAAAAAACTGCGCACGACGCTGGTCGCGATCATGTTCAGCGGCTATTCGGTTGGCGGCATGCTGTCAGCCGGCCTCGGCATGTACCTGATCCCGAATTTCGGCTGGCCGTCGGTGTTCTTCGTCGCCGGGCTTCCGCTGCTGCTGCTTCCGGTGATCCTCTACGCGCTGCCGGAGTCGATCGGCTTCCTGCTGCAAGCGAAGCGCGACGCCGAAGCGGGCGTGCTGCTCGGAAGGGTCGAACCGAACTTCGCGGCGCGGGTCGGGGACCGCTACGAGATGCCGACCGGCAAGACCGCCCACGTGTCGCTGGTCGCGCTGTTCAAGAACGGGCGCGCGCTGAGCACGCTGATGTTCTGGCTGGCGTTCTTCATGTGCCTGCTGATGGTGTACGCGCTCGCGTCCTGGCTGCCGAAGCTGATGACGCAGGCGGGATACGGACTCGGCTCGAGCCTGTCGTTCCTGCTGGTGCTCAATTTCGGCGCGATTTTCGGCGCCGTCGGGGGCGGCTTCATCGCCGACCGGTTGCACCTGAAGACCGTGCTGATGGTGTTCTTCGTCATCGCCGCGTTCTCGATCAGCCTGCTCGGCTTCAAGAACCCGACTGCCGTGCTCTACCTGCTGGTGGCCGCGGCCGGTGCGACGACGATCGGATCGCAGATCCTGCTCTATGCCTACGTTGCGCAGTTCTACCCGATGGCGATCCGCTCGACCGGCATCGGCTGGGCCTCCGGCGTCGGGCGCAGCGGCGCGATCGTCGGTCCGATCCTCGGCGGAACGCTGCTCGGCATGGCAATGCCTCTGGAATACAACTTCCTGTTTTTCGCGATCCCCGGCGCGATCGCGGCGTTCGCGGTGTCGCTGGTCGCCCGCAGCGCGGCCCACGTTCCGGCGGAGGAGCTGCCTCTGTCGTTCGCCGCGGAATCGGGCGCCATTTCCGATTGA
- the istA gene encoding IS21 family transposase — MTIAPELEAHILRYYHVEKWRTGTIARQLRVHHGTVRRVLAQAGLPRTGGVQRPSQLDAYLPFIGQTLEKFPTLTASRLYAMVRERGYGGGPDHFRHLISLHRPRPKAEAFLRLRTLAGEQGQVDWAHFGHLEIGRARRPLMAFVLVLSWSRRIFLRFFLDARMENFLRGHVGAFAAWQGLPRVLLYDNLKSAVLERQNDAIRFHPTLLAFAGHYRFEPRPVAVARGNEKGRVERAIRYARESFFAARSFADLDDLNAQAQAWCDGQAADRPCPEERSISVREAFAREQPRLLALPENPYPTDEHLTVTAGKTPYVRFDLNDYSIPHTYVRRLLTVRADPSRVRVLDGGEVLADHPRSYDSRDQIEDPAHIKTLIELKREARHHRGQNHLAQVAPASRDLLLSAAERGANLGTITSGLLRLLDRYGASELQAAIVEALAGGVPHPNAVRLALERRREARHEAPPVATCLPPHVKDKDAPVQPHRLDTYDTLTGEDDEHA; from the coding sequence GTGACCATAGCCCCTGAGCTCGAAGCGCATATCCTTCGCTACTACCACGTCGAGAAATGGCGAACCGGCACGATCGCCCGCCAATTGCGCGTGCATCACGGCACGGTGCGCCGCGTCCTGGCGCAAGCCGGGCTGCCCAGGACCGGCGGCGTGCAGCGCCCGTCGCAGCTCGACGCCTACCTGCCCTTCATTGGCCAGACGCTGGAGAAATTCCCGACGCTGACCGCCAGTCGCCTGTACGCGATGGTGCGCGAACGCGGCTATGGCGGCGGCCCCGACCACTTTCGCCACCTGATTTCCCTGCATCGGCCTCGGCCGAAAGCAGAAGCCTTCCTGCGCCTGCGCACACTCGCCGGTGAGCAAGGGCAAGTCGATTGGGCGCACTTCGGTCACCTCGAGATCGGCCGTGCCCGCCGGCCGCTGATGGCCTTCGTCCTGGTCCTGTCCTGGTCGCGGCGCATCTTCCTGCGTTTCTTCCTCGATGCGCGCATGGAGAACTTCCTGCGCGGCCACGTCGGCGCCTTCGCCGCCTGGCAAGGGCTGCCGAGAGTCCTGCTCTACGACAATCTGAAGAGCGCCGTGCTCGAGCGCCAGAATGACGCCATCCGCTTTCACCCGACGCTGCTCGCGTTCGCCGGACACTACCGCTTCGAGCCGCGGCCGGTCGCCGTTGCGCGAGGAAATGAGAAGGGGCGGGTCGAACGGGCGATTCGTTATGCCCGCGAGAGCTTCTTCGCCGCCCGCAGCTTCGCGGACCTCGATGATCTGAACGCCCAGGCGCAAGCCTGGTGCGACGGCCAGGCGGCCGATCGGCCTTGCCCAGAGGAGCGCTCGATCAGCGTGCGCGAAGCCTTTGCCCGCGAGCAGCCCCGCCTGCTCGCGCTGCCGGAGAACCCCTATCCGACCGATGAGCACTTGACGGTGACGGCGGGCAAGACGCCGTACGTGCGCTTCGACCTCAACGACTATTCGATTCCGCACACGTATGTGCGGCGGCTGCTGACGGTCCGCGCCGATCCCTCGCGCGTGCGCGTCCTCGACGGCGGCGAGGTGCTCGCCGATCACCCGCGCAGCTACGATAGCCGAGACCAGATCGAAGATCCGGCCCACATCAAGACGCTGATCGAGCTCAAGCGCGAAGCCCGGCATCACCGCGGTCAGAACCACCTGGCTCAGGTCGCACCGGCGAGCCGGGACCTCTTGCTCAGCGCCGCCGAACGCGGCGCCAACCTCGGCACGATCACCTCGGGTTTGCTGCGGCTCCTCGATCGCTACGGCGCCTCGGAATTGCAGGCGGCCATCGTCGAGGCGCTGGCCGGTGGCGTGCCGCACCCCAACGCGGTGCGCCTGGCGCTCGAGCGCCGGCGGGAGGCGCGCCACGAGGCGCCCCCGGTCGCCACCTGCCTGCCGCCGCACGTCAAAGACAAGGACGCACCGGTCCAGCCGCACCGACTCGATACCTACGACACCCTCACTGGAGAGGACGATGAGCACGCTTGA
- a CDS encoding ABC transporter ATP-binding protein: MSETLLEAEGLHSFYGSSHILHGIDFVVRRGETIGLMGRNGMGKTTLIRSMLGHVRPRHGRVAVRGKTMTGSAPYLIARKGIAYVPEGRGIFPNLSVRENLLMAAKPGIDGRRDWTFERVLETFPRLGERLTNGGGQLSGGEQQMLTIGRALMTNPDVLILDEATEGLAPLIAKEIWYIVRQIRATGIATIVIDKNHAAVTSISDRNVILVKGKVAFEGSSAELRAQPELLHKHLGAG; encoded by the coding sequence GGCCTTCATTCCTTCTACGGCAGCAGCCATATCCTGCACGGCATCGATTTCGTCGTGCGCCGCGGCGAGACGATCGGTCTGATGGGCCGCAACGGCATGGGCAAGACGACGCTGATCCGCAGCATGCTCGGCCATGTCCGTCCGCGCCATGGTCGCGTCGCGGTGCGCGGCAAGACGATGACGGGTTCGGCGCCGTATCTGATCGCGCGCAAGGGCATCGCCTACGTGCCGGAAGGGCGGGGCATCTTCCCGAACCTTTCGGTGCGGGAAAACCTGCTGATGGCTGCCAAGCCGGGTATCGACGGACGCCGGGACTGGACGTTCGAGCGGGTGCTGGAGACCTTTCCGCGGCTCGGCGAACGGCTGACGAACGGTGGCGGGCAGCTCTCCGGAGGCGAGCAGCAGATGCTGACGATCGGCCGCGCGCTGATGACGAACCCGGACGTGCTGATCCTCGACGAGGCGACCGAAGGCCTGGCGCCGCTGATCGCGAAGGAGATCTGGTACATCGTCCGCCAGATCCGCGCGACCGGCATCGCGACGATCGTCATCGACAAGAACCACGCCGCGGTGACGTCGATTTCGGATCGCAACGTGATCCTCGTCAAGGGCAAGGTCGCGTTCGAAGGCTCGAGCGCGGAGCTGCGCGCGCAGCCGGAACTCCTGCACAAGCATCTCGGCGCAGGCTGA
- a CDS encoding TetR/AcrR family transcriptional regulator, whose protein sequence is MAPKTTSDDDTPELDTEQAILRLAREEPELGQAAVAARLRRSGMRISASGVRYLWQKHGLETAAKRLQALMRDSDRGLAALSDGQRRLLERATLSAQAARGPSGGETGPHDEPLDRRQVILNAAAELFSEQGYDRASIRDIANKAGLLAGSVYHHFASKDELYLAVHREGFHDVMEAVQRAVDSASDPWERLTHACEVHVHLIVGGSPVHRVTGHSLALIGHDTLLAKIRPVRDAYEDLYRGLIDALPVAPGTDRSLLRLTLLGAMNWVYLWYREGRRSPQEIAATMVEMLRWGTSPR, encoded by the coding sequence ATGGCACCGAAAACGACTTCCGATGACGACACGCCAGAACTCGACACCGAGCAGGCGATACTGCGGCTCGCGCGGGAGGAGCCCGAGCTCGGGCAGGCTGCGGTGGCGGCGCGGCTGCGGCGATCGGGGATGCGGATTTCAGCGTCCGGCGTGCGCTACCTTTGGCAAAAGCACGGGCTGGAGACGGCGGCAAAGCGCCTGCAGGCACTGATGCGCGATTCGGATCGCGGCCTCGCGGCGCTGAGCGACGGCCAGCGCCGGCTGCTCGAGCGCGCGACGTTGAGCGCGCAGGCAGCCCGCGGGCCATCCGGAGGTGAGACCGGGCCACATGACGAGCCGCTGGACCGACGGCAGGTGATCCTCAACGCGGCTGCCGAACTGTTTTCGGAACAGGGCTACGACCGTGCCTCGATCCGCGACATCGCGAACAAGGCCGGATTGCTCGCCGGATCGGTCTATCACCACTTCGCGTCGAAGGATGAGCTGTATCTCGCGGTGCACCGCGAAGGTTTCCACGACGTCATGGAAGCGGTACAGCGCGCGGTCGACAGCGCGAGCGATCCGTGGGAAAGATTGACCCACGCGTGCGAGGTGCATGTGCATCTCATCGTCGGCGGCTCGCCGGTGCACCGCGTGACCGGCCACAGCCTGGCGCTGATCGGCCACGATACGCTGCTCGCGAAAATCCGGCCGGTGCGCGACGCCTACGAGGATCTGTACCGCGGGCTCATCGACGCCCTGCCCGTCGCGCCGGGCACCGACCGCTCGCTGCTGCGGCTGACGCTGCTCGGCGCGATGAACTGGGTATACCTGTGGTACCGCGAGGGGCGGCGGTCGCCGCAGGAAATCGCGGCGACAATGGTGGAAATGCTGCGCTGGGGCACCAGCCCGCGGTAG